CACCGGACCCATCGCACGGACGGTTCGGTCGAGGGCCACCGCGACGCCGCGCACGCCGGCGGCCGCCTTCTTGGGGCGGCCGACCTCGAGCTCCGGCTCGGTCATGAGTCCGTCGGCTCCGACAACCGCGGCGCGCGTCGCTGCCGGTGCAAGGAGAACGGCCTGGCGCGTACGGTCCGTGCGGGTGACTCGACCGGGTGCTCGCGCTGGTCCGAGGTCCCGAGCTGCCCGGCCGGGGACGCGAGGAGGTCGGTCGGACGGAGGCGTACGACGACGCACTCGCGCGCCCAGCGTGCCGAGGCCTCGTCCGCCTCGAACAGGTTGAGACGGTCGGCGGCCAGCGCCGCCGTCACGTCGTCCCAGTCCTCGTGGTCGGGCTCGATCACCTCGACGTCGGCGCGGACCTTGGCCACCTGGGCCCGGTTGGACTTCGCGCGGAGGTCGAGCACGACCTCGCGCTCGTCACGGATGCCCGGCAGAGGCTGCTCGTCGCCGCCGGCCACCACGCACACGGCATCGCCGTGCCACACGTGCCAGACCGGGTGCCAGGTGCCGCCGTAGATGATCCAGAGCAGCCCCGACTTCTTCGCGACCTCGGCCACGAACGCCCGCCGGAACAGGGCATCGAAGTCGGCGACTGGCTCCACAGGCTCCATGAGCGACAGCATAGGCCGGTCCCGGCCGTCGGGGTGGTCGTCGATCTCTGGCGTCCCACCGCAGCGCATACTGCCGAGGTGAACGTCCTGCTCGCGACCGTGGCCGTCCTCGGCGTCTCGTTGTCGGGTCCGCTGATGGCGGGGACGCAGGCGCCCGCGCTGGCGATCGCCTTCTGGCGCAACGCCCTCGCGGAGGCGGTCCTGCTGCCGGTGGCGGTGACCCGCAACCGGCGGGAGCTGCGGGCGCTGACCCGGGCCGACCTCCGTACGTGCCTCTTCGCGGGAGCGGCGCTCGCTGCACACTTCGCCACCTGGGTGACGGCGCTCAAGCTCACGTCGGTCGCGGCCGCCATCGCCCTCGTGTCGATGCAGGTCGGCTGGATCGCGCTGATCGACCGGCTCCGCGGCAAGGCGATCCCTCCGATGGTCCTCCTCGGCGTCGGACTCGCGTTCGGAGGCGTCCTCGTCATCACCGGCGTGGACCTGACCCTGTCGCGCGACGCGCTGGTCGGAGACCTGCTCGCGCTGGTCGGTGGTCTGACGGCGGCGGTCTACACGATCGCGGGGGCGCGGGCGCGGGAGTCGCTGTCCACGACCACCTACACGTTCCTCTGCTACGGGTCGTGCGCCGTGATTCTGCTGGTGGCCTGCCTGGTCGGAGGCGTACCGCTGGTCGGCTTCAGCGCCCAGGCGTGGGTCGGGATCCTCGCGGTCACCGTCACCGCCCAGCTGCTCGGGCACTCGCTGATCAACCACCTGCTCGCGGTGATGAGCCCGATGCTCGTGTCGCTCATCCTGCTGCTCGAGGTGCCGGGCGCCGCGCTGCTCGCGACCGCGATGCTGGGCCAGGCGCCCGGAGCCGGGGTGTACGCCGGTCTCGCCCTGATCATGGCGGGCCTGGCAGTTGTCGTGACCCGGCGCCCGCCGCGCCCGAGCGAGGTGCCCGACTCCGACTGAGGCGGGGGTGAGAAGCGGGTCACACTCACACCGCTGTTACTAGTCGTTAACACTACTCGTAGGTACAGTCAGGCCTGATCCGATCCCCGTAGCACCGAGGTGACCCGTGTCTGAAGAGTCTGTGCCCACCGAAGACAAGGCCCTGCGCTCGCGGCGCTCGTGCCTCGCCGTCCCCGGCTCGAACCCGCGCTTCCTGGAGAAGGCCAAGGGTCTGCCCGCCGACCAGGTCTTCCTGGACATCGAGGACGCGGTCGCACCGCTGGCCAAGCCCGACGCCCGCAAGAACATCGTCGCCGCGCTCAACGAGGGTGGCTGGGGCGACAAGGTCCGCGTGGTCCGCGTCAACGACTGGACCACGCAGTGGACGTACCGTGACGTGATCGAGGTCGTCGAGGGCGCCGGTGCCAACCTCGACTGCATCATGCTCCCGAAGGTCCAGACGGCCGAGCAGGTCGTCGCGCTCGACGTCCTCCTCACCCAGATCGAGAAGACGATGGGGTACGAGGTCGGTCGGATCGGTATCGAGGCACAGATCGAGAACGCCCTCGGCCTCACCAACGTCAACGCGATCGCGGCCGCTTCGCCGCGCGTGGAGACCATCATCTTCGGCCCCGCCGACTTCATGGCCAGCATCAACATGAAGTCGCTGGTCGTCGGCGAGCAGCCCCCCGGCTACGACGTCGGCGACGCGTACCACCACATCCTCATGAGCATCCTCATGGCGGCGCGGGCGTACGACAAGCAGGCCATCGACGGCCCGTACCTCCAGATCCGCGACACCGACGGCTACCGGCGCGTCGCCTCGCGCTCGGCCGCCCTCGGCTTCGACGGCAAGTGGGTCCTGCACCCCGGCCAGGTCGACGTGGCCAACGAGGTCTTCAGCCCCCGCCAGGAGGACTACGACCACGCCGAGAACATCCTCGACGCGTACGACTGGTTCACCTCGGAGGCCGGCGGCAAGAAGGGCTCGGCGATGCTCGGCGACGAGATGATCGACGAGGCCTCGCGCAAGATGGCGCTCGTGATCTCGGCCAAGGGACGCGCTGCCGGCATGCAGCGCAGCTCGACGTGGCAGCCGCCGACCGACTGACGGTCGGCCGACCTCCCCAGCACCGGACCTGATCACAGAGAAGAGAGCACTATGGGCCGCCTGGTCACCACCGATGGTCTGACCGACATCCAGGAGGAGATCCTCAAGACCGTCCGCGAGTTCGTGGACAAGGAGATCATCCCGGTCGCCACCGAGCTCGAGCACAAGGACGAGTACCCGCAGGCGATCGTCGACGGCCTCGAGGAGCTCGGCCTGTTCGGGCTGACGATCCCCGAGGAGTACGGCGGCCTCGGCGAGTCGCTGCTGACGTACGCGCTCGTGGTCGAGGAGATCGCGCGCGGGTGGATGAGCGTCTCCGGCGTCATCAACACGCACTTCATCGTGGCCTACATGCTGATGCAGCACGGTACGGAGGAGCAGAAGCAGAAGTACCTCCCGCGGATGGCGACCGGAGAGGTGCGCGGCGCCTTCTCGATGTCGGAGCCGTCGCTCGGGTCGGACGTGGCAGCGGTCGCGACGAAGGCGACCCGGCAGGACGACGGGTCGTACTCGATCACCGGCCAGAAGATGTGGCTGACCAACGGCGGATCGTCCAACCTGGTCGCGGTGCTCACCAAGACCGACGAGGGTGCCGACTCGGTCTACCGCAACATGACGACCTTCCTGATCGAGAAGGAGCCCGGTTTCGGCGAGACGGCCCAGGGCATCACCGTCCCGGGCAAGATCGACAAGATGGGCTACAAGGGCATCGACACGACCGAGATGATCCTGGACAAGCACCAGATCTCGGCCGAGCAGGTCCTCGGTGGCGAGCCGGGCAAGGGCTTCTACCAGATGATGGACGGCGTCGAGGTCGGCCGCGTCAACGTCGGTGCCCGTGCCGTCGGCATCGCGAACCGTGCCTTCGAGCTCGGCATCGCGTACGCCCAGCAGCGCGAGACGTTCGGCAAGCCGATCGCGCAGCACCAGGCGATCCTGTTCCGGCTCGCCGAGATGGGCACGAAGGTCGAGACCGCGCACGCGATGGTCGTGCGGGCGGCGCGCAAGAAGGACGCCGGCGAGCGCAACGACGTCGAGGCCGGCATGGCCAAGATGGTCGCCTCGGAGTACTGCAACGAGGTCGTCGAGGCGTCGTTCCGCATCCACGGCGGCTACGGCTACTCCAAGGAGTACGAGATCGAGCGCCTCTACCGCGAGGCGGCGTTCATGCTCATCGGCGAGGGCACGAGCGACATCCAGAAGATGATCATCGGCCGGAGCCTGCTGAAGGACTACAAGCTCCGCTGAGTCCGTTCGCCACGCTCCCCACGTTTGGGGTGTCAACACCGCATCGCCAGGGATCGCACCTCGAATTCGAGGTGCGATCCCTGCGTTTGGGGTGGGAACGCCTCAAACGGAGAGCGGGCGTGCGGCCCTGTGGATGCCGTACGACGGGTGTCGGCGCGGATGCGTACGGTGGAGGCCATGCCCTCCGCCCCAGCATCCGTGCTACCCCCGTCCCGTGCCGCCGCCGCCGATCGTGTCATCGGAGCCCTCGCCGGTCCGGAGGCGTCGCTGCGCTCCGACCAGGTCACTGCGGTCGCGGCGCTGTCGGAGCCGAAAGCCCGGGTCCTGGTCGTGCAGGCGACCGGATGGGGCAAGTCGGCGGTCTACTGGGCCGCGACCGCGATCCGGCGCGACGAGGGCCACGGCACGACCCTCGTGGTCTCGCCGCTGCTGTCGCTGATGCGCGACCAGGTCGCAGCGGCTGCTCGCGCGGGGCTCCGTGCCGAGACCCTCAACTCGTCCAACATCGAGGAGTGGTCCCGGATCGAGAGCGCGCTGCGCGCCGGCGAGGTGGACGTGCTGCTCGTGTCGCCGGAGCGTCTCGCCAACCCGGGCTTCGGGCGGCGGGTCCTCGACTCGCTGGCGGGCCGCATCGGTCTGCTGGTCGTCGACGAGGCGCACGCGGTGTCCGACTGGGGCCACGACTTCCGCCCCGACTACCGTCGCGTCTCCGACGTGCTGCAGCAGCTCAACCCTGACACTCCGGTGCTCGCCACCACGGCGACGGCGAACGCGCGCGTGACCGACGACGTGGCGCGCCAGCTCGGCGACGAGACCCTGGTGCTGCGGGGGCCCCTCGCGCGCTCGAGCCTCGAGCTGTCGGTGGTCGACCGGTTGTCGCCGCTCGAGCGCTACGCCTGGGTGGTCGACCACCTGCCGACCCTTCCCGGGTCCGGCATCGTCTACGCGCTCACGGTGGCCGACGCGCACCGGCTGACCTCCGCCATCCAGGCGGTCCACGGTGCGTCGGTGCCGGTCGCCGCCTACACCGGCCAGCTCGAGGCTGCCGAGCGCGAACGCCTCGAGGACGCGCTGCGCGACAACAAGGTGAAGGCGCTGGTCGCGACGTCGGCGCTGGGGATGGGCTACGACAAGCCCGACCTCGGCTTCGTCGTCCACGTCGGCGCTCCGCCGTCACCCGTCTCCTACTACCAGCAGGTCGGACGTGCCGGGCGCGCGATCGACCACGCCCACGCGGTGCTGCTCCCGTCCGGCGCCGACGACGGCATCTGGGACTACTTCGCGACCGCGACGATCCCGCAGCCCGCGCAGGTCGAGCGGATGCTCACGGCGATGGAGGGCGCGACCTTCGAGACGCCGGCGACGGTCGTCAGCCTGGAGGCCGAGACGGGGCTGCGGCGCGGTCGCGTCGAGCTGATGCTCAAGCAGCTCGCCGTCGACGGCGTCACCGAGCGGGTCGAGCGGGGCTGGATCCGCACGGGCACACCGTGGACGTACGACGCGGCGCACTACGAAGGCGTCGTGGCCGTCCGGCGCCGCGAAGCCGACATCATGCGCGCCTACACGCGTGGTGAGCGGTGCCTCATGCAGCTGCTCCAGGAGTCGCTCGACGACCCCGAGGCTGCACCGTGCGGCCGGTGCTCGGTGTGCCGCGGCGCGTTGCCCGACGGGCTGGCCGCCGCTCCCGCACCCGAGACCGTACGCGCGGTGGCGAGCGTCCTGCGCGGCGAGGACCACCTGCTGGAGCCGCGCAAGATGTGGCCCGGGGGAGCCTTCGGCACGCGCGGCCGCATCCCGCCCGACCGCGCCGTCGAGCCTGGCCGGGCGATCGTGCATGCCGACGCCCCCGAGTGGCGCGAGGCCGTGCAGACGATGTTCGCCGCCGACGGTCCCGCCCCGCAGGAGGTGCTGGACGCGTCCGTCCAGGTGCTCGCGCGATGGAAGACAGAGTGGCGGAGCCGCCCCGAGGTGGCGATCGCGCTGCCCGCCGCGGGGTTCACCCGACTCGTCGACAGCGTCGCCGGCCACCTTGCCGGAGTCGGGCGGCTCGACCGGGCAGACCTCGAGCTCGCGCCCCGCAGCGGAGGCGACGTACGCGACCTGACGTCAGCAGACGAGGCCGCGCTCTGGCGCGACACCGTGACCGTGCCGCCCCAGACGCAGTCGGCCGTCGACGCCCGCACGGTGCTGCTCGTGGTCGACGCCACGTCCTCGCTGTGGCCGTTCACCATCGTGGGCGCGGCGCTTCGCGCGGCGGGGGCCTCAGCGGTGCTGCCGTTCCTGCTCCACCGCCGCGTGTGACGGCGCCGGCGCACGCAAGCGCCGCGACTCCCGTCAGCGCACGTGGGCGCGGTCCCACGCGGTCACGAAGTCGTACATCGCCTGCGTGAGGCCGTGGTCGTGCGGTGACGACGGTCGCCACCACACCTCGAGCATCACCCACGCCTCTGCCGACGAACCCCCGTTGCGCTCCTTGCGCCCGGACTTGCGCCGTACCGTCGTCGCGCCGTAGACGAGTCCCACCGGCAGCACCAGGGCGTGCGTCGCGTCCTCGACCGGGACCGAGGCCGGGAGGATCCAGCCCGCGGTGACCGGATTGCGCGAGGTCGTATACGTGAGCAGCCGACCCTGCGTGGTCTGGACCCGGTTGTAGACGTCGTCGGTCGGGATGTGGCGGTACTCGCAGGCGGCGATGAACGCCTGGACGTTCTCCCGTGCCTGGCTCTCCATGCCGGGAGGCTACGTGCAGCGTGTTACATCCGCGTCACACGAACGGACGCGGTGAGTGTGGTCCCACCGATCCGGCTGCCGGTGGGACCACACTCACCGCACGGGGCGCGGGGGAGCCGTACGGATCAGGTCGCCGGGTTCAGCACCCAGTCCTTCACCTCCGGCATGTCCTCGAGGTGCTCCCGCACGTAGCGGTGGTGCTTCTCGAGCATCTGCCGGCAGTGCTCCCGCAGCTCCTGCGCGTTGGCCGGAGACGCCTTCGTGTTGTTGAGGACGTCCTCGACGAGCTGGTAGCGCGACATCTGGTTGAGCACCGTCATGTCGAAGGGAGTCGTCGTCGTCCCCTGCTCGATGAACCCGCGGACGTGGAACCGGTCCGCGGTGGGGCGCCCGTGCACGAGCTTGTGGATCGCGCCGTGGTAGCCGTGGAATGCGAACAGCACGTCGACGTCGTCGGTGAACAGACCCGCGAAGTCGGAGGCGGACATCCCGTGCGGGTGATCCTTCTGACGCGGCAGCGTCATCAGGTCGACGACGTTGACGACCCGGAACGTGAGGTCCGGCACCCACTCCTTGAGCAGCTGGGCGGCCGCGACGGTCTCGGCGGTCGGGACGTCACCGGCGCACGCCAGCACGATGTCGGGCGACTTGTCGCCGTCCTCGTTGCCGGCCCAGTCCCAGATGCCGGCACCCTTGGCGCAGTGCTCGGCCGCCTCGTCGATCGACAGGTACTGCAGGTGAGGCTGCTTGTCGATGGCGATCAGGTTCACGTACGACCGCGACCGGAAGCAGTGGTCGGCGACCGAGAGCAGGCAGTTGGCGTCCGGCGGCAGGTAGACGCGGGACACGGCGCCGCGCATGTTGAGCACGACGTTGATCAGGCCCGGCCCCTGGTGGGAGAACCCGTTGTGGTCGTTGCGCCAGGTCGTCGACGTCAGGAGGATGTTGAGGCTCGGGATCTTGGCCCGCCACGAGAGGTGGTTCGCCTCCTCGAGCCACTTCGCGTGCTGCACGGTCATCGACGCGCTCACCATCGCGAACGACTCGTACGTCGCGAAGAGCCCGTGCCGGCCCGTGAGGTTGTAGCCCTCGAGCCAGCCCTGGCAGTTGTGCTCGCTCAGGACCTCCATCACGCGTCCGTCGCGCGAGAGCTTCACGTCGTCGGAGGTCACCCGTTCCATGAACGCGCGATCGCTCACCTCGAACACGGCACCGAGCCGGTTCGAGTTGGTCTCGTCCGGGCAGAACAGCCGGAAGTTGTCCGGGTTGTCGCGGTAGAGGTCGGCCATCATCGCGCCGAGGACGCGCGTGTTCTCGAAGCGCTCGGCGGCGGGATGGAGGACCTCGATCGCGTAGTCGCGGAACGGGCGCAGGGTGAGGTCCTTCGTGAGCACACCGCCGTTGGCTGCGGGGTTCGCACTCATCCGCAGGTCGCCCTGAGGGTTGTTCGCCTCGATCTCGGCGCTGGGCCTCCCGCCGGGAAAGAGCTCCGCGGGGCCGTACGACTTCATCCACGCCTCGAGGAGCGCCAGGTGCTCGGGGTTCTCGCGGACGCCCGACAGCGGCACCTGGTGTGCACGCCAGGTGCCCTCGATCGTCACGCCGTCGACCTCGTGCGGGCCGGTCCAGCCCTTGGGTGTGCGCAGGACGATCATCGGCCACCGAGGCATCTCGCCGTCCCAGTCCCCGCCGCGCGCCGCGTCCTGGATGGCCTTGATCTTGCCGTACGCCTCGGCGAGCACCGCCGCGAACCGGTGATGCATGCCGGGCAGGTCGTCGCCCTCGACCTCGAGCACCTCGTAGCCGTGTCCCGTGAAGATGTCGCGAACGTCTTCGCGGCGTTTGCGACCCAGCACGGTCGGGCTCGCGATCTTGCCGTCGTTGAGGTGGAGGATCGGGAGCACAGCGCCGTCGCGTGCCGGATTGACGAACGAGATGCCCTTCCAGGAGCCCTCGAGCGGTCCGGTCTCGGCCTCGCCGTCGCCCACCACGGCCACGGTCAGGAGATCCGGGTTGTCGAAGACCGACCCGAACGCGTGGATCAGGACGTACCCGAGCTCGCCGCCCTCGTGGATCGAGCCGGGAGTCGTCACCGACACGTGGCTCGGGATCCCGCCGGGCGTGGAGAACTGCCGGCAGAGCCGGGTCAACCCGTCGGAGTCGAGGGAGACCTCCGGGTAGATCTCGGAGTAGGTGCCCTCGAGGTAGCCGGCCGCGACGAGGGCGGGGCCGCCGTGGCCCGGCCCCGACAGGTAGATCGCCGACTGCCCGGTGTGCTGGATCAGCCTGTTCAGGTGGGCGTACACGAAGGACTGTCCCGGACTCGTGCCCCAGTGGCCGAGCAGCCGCGGCTTGATGTCGTCGGCCGACAGGGGACGCTCCAGGAGCACGTTGCTCTTGAGGTAGATCTGCGCGACGGTCAGGTAGTTGTTCGCGCGCCACCAGGCGTCGAGAGCGGCCACCTCGTCGTCGGTCGGGTCGGCAAGTGCCGGTGCGGTCGTCGCGTTCATCGATTTCTCCTCAGGTCTGGGAGGGGTCGGGCGTGCGCTCGGTCTGCGGCGTCGAGGTGCCGCGGACGAGGTTGACGGTGTGGTGGGCGATCTCGGCTTCCTCGTCGGTGGGGATGACCGCCACGGGGACGCTGCCCTCGCCGATCAGGCCGCCGTCGTCGGCGACCGGCGCCGAGTTGCGGCGCGGATCGATCTCGATGCCGAGGTGTGCGAGCGGCTCGCAGACCGCGGCCCGGAAGCCGTCGTCGTGCTCACCGATGCCCCCGGTGAACACGAGGGCGTGGAGGCCGGGTACGAGCGCCAGGTAGGCGCCGACGTAGTGGCGTACCCGGTACGCGGCGAGGCGTACCGCCCGTTGCGCGGCGTCGTCGCCGCGCTGCGCACGGTCGCGGATCGCCGCCATGTCGGAGTCTCCGGTGAGGCCCAGGAGCCCGCTGCGGCGCTCGAGGAGCTCGGCCACCTCTCTGGTCGACATGCCGGCGGCGTCCTGCAGGTAGAGCACGGCGGACGCGTCGAAGTCGCCCGCACGGGTGCCCATCACGAGACCGGACAGCGGCGTGAACCCCATCGACGTGTCGACGCTGCGGCCACCCCGGACGGCGGTGATCGAAGCCCCGTTGCCCAGGTGGCACACGATCAGGTTGACGTCGTCCTCCTCGACGCCGAGCAGCGCGGCGGCGCGACCGGTGACGTACTCGACGGACGTGCCGTGGAACCCGTACCGACGCAGCCGGTGCTCGGCGGCGACGTCCTCCGGGACGGCGAAGGTGTACGCCTCCCACGGGAGCGTCGCGTGGAAGGCGGTGTCGAAGACCGCGACCTGCGGCAGGTCGGGGTCGTGCTCCTTCATCAGCCGGATGCACTCGACGGCGACGGGGTTGTGCAGGGGGGCGAGCGACGAGAGCGCGTCGATGCGGGAGAGGACTGCGTCGTCGACCACCACGGGTTCGCTGAACTCCGTACCACCGTGGACGACGCGGTGGCCCGCCCCGACCAGACCGTCGAGCCGCGCGCCGGCCTCGGTGAAGCGCTCGAACATCGCGGCGATCGCCTCGGCGTACGAGGCGCCGGGCAGCGGTCGCTCGACCGGGGACTCCCCGCTGACCTGGTACCGGAGGGCCGTCCCGTCGTGGCCGATCCGGTTGACGATCCCGCGGCCGAGGCGTGCTCCCGAGGTGGCGTCACGCAGCTCGTACTTCAACGACGACGAACCCGCGTTGATGACGAGCACCGTCTCGTCGGGCATCGATCCTCCTCGCGTGGGCGTCCCTGCCAGTCTGTCGTCGTGGGTTCTCGCGCGCACATCGAGGGACACGCGCCGACCGAGGGATGCGCCCGGCGCGTGTCGCACGCAGTCACTAGGCTGAGCGACAGCCGACGAGGAGGAATCGCATGGTGCAGCAGCAGGGCAGGACCGGGTTGACGCTGGAGTATCCGCAGCATCTCGCCGACTTCGAGAACTACGCCGATGCGCAGCGCGCGGTGGACTACCTGTCCGACCAGAAGTTCCCCGTCCAGAACATCATGATCGTGGGCACGGACCTCAAGCAGGTCGAGCGCGTGACGGGCCGTCTGACCTGGGGCAAGGCGGCCGGCTACGGCGCCGCCACGGGCGCGTGGTTCGGCGTGCTCCTGGGGCTGATCGTGGGCATCTTCGCCGAGCCGGGCCGGTGGTTCGCAGTGGTGCTGGCTGCGATGCTCTTCGGTCTCGTGTTCGGTGTCGTCTGGGGGCTGATCGGCTATGCGTTCACCGGTGGCCGCCGCGACTTCACGTCGATCTCGCAGGTCGTGGCGTCGCGCTACGAGCTGCTGGTGGAGCACAAGCACCTCGCAGAAGGCCAGCGCGTCCTCGCGGGACTGACCCGTCCGGGGACCCAGCAGCCGGCACCGCAGTCGCCCACGGCGCCGCCGCAGTCGCCGACCGCGCCGCCGGGAGCGTGACCGGCGGAGTGGTCCAGCAGGCGGCCGAAGCCCTCGAGTGGCAGGCGCGCCAGTGCGGAAGCCTCGGCTCACCCATGTACGCCGGCCTGCTCGCCGCTCTCGCCGGTGACGTCAACGCCGGTGGGCCCACTCGCGCGGTCTTCGACGAGGTGGTCGCTGACGATGCGGCCCCGCCGGCAGCACTCGGTCTGCGCCTCGTCGGCGGACTCCACCGGCTCGTGCTCGACGGCGAGGCCCCGAGCCTCGAGGAGCACTACCCGAGCGTCGGAGGCAGGTGGGACCTTGCGGCGGCCCTGCCCGCGGTTCTCGCCGTCGTCGACCAGCATCGCGACGCGCTCCGTCAGGCGCTCGACAGGGTGCCTCAGACCAACGAGGTCGGACGCTCGGCCGCGCTCGTCGGCGGGCTCCTTCGCGTCGCCGACAGGTTCGCTCTGCCGGTCCGGCTCATCGAGATCGGCGCGAGTGGGGGGCTGAACCTGCGTGCGGACCACTTCCGGTTCAGCTCGCCGCGGGGTTGGTGGGGCCCGGTGGACTCGCCCGTGGTGATGGACGGCGCCTGGGCAGGGCTCACGCCCGCGGTGGACGCCCCGCTCGAGGTGGTGGAGCGACGGGGCTTCGACCTCGCCCCGCTCGACCCGACCCGCATCGACGACCGTCGCACCCTCGAGGCGTACACGTGGCCCGACATGACAGAGCGCCTCGCGCGCCTGCGAGCGGCGTGCGAGGTCGCCGCGGAGGTCCCGGCCGTGCTGGAGCGGTGCAGCGCGGCCGACGGTCTCGACGGCGTCGAGCTCGAGCAGGGGACGGCGACCGTGCTGTGGCACTCGGTCACCTGGATGTACGTCGCGGACGACGAGCGTGAGCGGATCGACGCCCGCGTCGCCGAGCTGGCGCAGGACGCCGGCCCGGACCGTGTCCTCGCCAGGGTCACGCTCGAGCCCGACGGGCGAGCCGACGGTCCGTACCCTGTCCTGCTCACGACCTGGCCGTTCGGGGAGGCCACGGTCATCGGTCACGCTCCCGCGCACGGCCTCCCGACGACGTGGACGGGGTGACGGAGATGGCGAGCTCGTTGTGGATGGTGCGGCACGGACCCACCGAGTGGGCGGAGAACGGCCGGCACACCAGCCGTACCGACCTCCCGCTGCTGCCCGTCGGCGAGGAGCGTGCGCGCGAGCTCGCACCACGCCTGGCCGGCACCGAGTTCGCGCAGGTCCTCACGAGCCCCAGGCTGCGGGCGCGCCGTACGGCCGAGCTCGCGGGCTTCCCTGACGCCCAGGTCGAGCCCGACCTGGCGGAGTGGGACTACGGCGCGTACGAAGGGCTCACGACGCCGCAGATCCGCGAGACGGTGCCCGGCTGGACGGTCTGGAGCAACGGCGCGGAGGCCGCGGGGGGCGAGAGCGCCGACGAGATCGCGACGCGGCTCGACCGGGTCGTCGAACGCGTCCGCGCCGGAGACGGGCCCGCCCTGGTCTTCGGACACGGTCACGCGCTCCGTGCCCTCGCGGCGCGCTTTCTCGACGAACCCGTGCGTTTCGGGGCGCGTCTCGCGCTCGGGACGGCGACACTGTCGATCCTCGGGTACGAGCACGGCTCGGACCCGGTCGTCGAGCGCTGGAACGCCTGAGCACGGAGAAGGACCATGGAGTCACTGTTCTGGATCGTGC
Above is a genomic segment from Mumia sp. Pv4-285 containing:
- a CDS encoding general stress protein, whose amino-acid sequence is MVQQQGRTGLTLEYPQHLADFENYADAQRAVDYLSDQKFPVQNIMIVGTDLKQVERVTGRLTWGKAAGYGAATGAWFGVLLGLIVGIFAEPGRWFAVVLAAMLFGLVFGVVWGLIGYAFTGGRRDFTSISQVVASRYELLVEHKHLAEGQRVLAGLTRPGTQQPAPQSPTAPPQSPTAPPGA
- a CDS encoding DUF2332 domain-containing protein, translated to MTGGVVQQAAEALEWQARQCGSLGSPMYAGLLAALAGDVNAGGPTRAVFDEVVADDAAPPAALGLRLVGGLHRLVLDGEAPSLEEHYPSVGGRWDLAAALPAVLAVVDQHRDALRQALDRVPQTNEVGRSAALVGGLLRVADRFALPVRLIEIGASGGLNLRADHFRFSSPRGWWGPVDSPVVMDGAWAGLTPAVDAPLEVVERRGFDLAPLDPTRIDDRRTLEAYTWPDMTERLARLRAACEVAAEVPAVLERCSAADGLDGVELEQGTATVLWHSVTWMYVADDERERIDARVAELAQDAGPDRVLARVTLEPDGRADGPYPVLLTTWPFGEATVIGHAPAHGLPTTWTG
- a CDS encoding histidine phosphatase family protein; the encoded protein is MASSLWMVRHGPTEWAENGRHTSRTDLPLLPVGEERARELAPRLAGTEFAQVLTSPRLRARRTAELAGFPDAQVEPDLAEWDYGAYEGLTTPQIRETVPGWTVWSNGAEAAGGESADEIATRLDRVVERVRAGDGPALVFGHGHALRALAARFLDEPVRFGARLALGTATLSILGYEHGSDPVVERWNA